CGTTCTCCAAGTGGAAGTACCGTCAGGTGGACCGTTTCATCACCGCGTCGAACGCGATCAGGGCGATGCTGCTCGAAGACGGGATCGCTCCGGAGCGGGTGGTGACGGTCCACGAGGGAGTGGACGTCGACCGCATCCGCGCCGTCGAACCGTTGAACCTCCGCGAAGAGTACTGGTTCCCGCCGCACTCGCTCATCGTCGGCAACATTGCCGCGCTCGTGCCGCACAAGGGCCAGAAGTACCTGGTGGAGGCCGCGGCCCTCGTCACGGCGGCGATGCCGGAAGCCCGGTTCGTCATCCTCGGAGACGGCGAACTGCGGTCGGCGCTGGAGCAGCAGATCAAGCAGGCCCACCTCGGGCAGCACGTCATCCTGGGCGGATTCCGCATGGACGTCCTGGCCCTGCTCAAGGGACTCGACCTGTTCGTCATGAGCTCGGTGACGGAGGGACTCGGCACGTCGCTGCTCGACGCGATGGCCGCGGGCCGCGCGATCGTGGGAACGACCGCCGGCGGCATCCCGGAAGTGGTGGCGCACGGCGAGACGGGATTGCTCGTGCCCCCGCGCGACGGCCGGGCGATGGCCGACGCCATTCTCACGCTGCTTCGTGACCAACCGCGCCGGCACCAGATGGCGCAGGCGGGATTCGTCAGGGTCCGCGAACAGTTCAGCGTCGAGCGGATGGTCGACGCGACGATTGCGATCTACGAGCGCCTGGCCGACACCAGCCGCGCAACGGACACCGCTCGTCGCGAAACGGCCGATTGAAGCCGCACTGGTCGCGCATCCCGACGTGGCAGAGCGCGAAGTCGTAGCGGACGGGGTCGACCGGATCGAACGCGCGGAGCGTCTGGGTGAGGTCGGCCGCCATCCGCCATCCCGGGCTCCGGTACCGGGTCAATCCGAGACACTGCCCGAGGCGGATCACGTGCACGTCGAGCGGCACGACCAGCTGCGCGGGCGACACCCCCGACCAGACGCCGAGGTCGATCGAGTCCGACCGGACCATCCATCGCAGGTACAAGTTCAGCCGCTTGCAGGCGCTGCCGGACGAGGGACAGGGGAAGAAATAGGCGACGCCGGGTCCGCGACCCTCGCCGACCGGAGCAGGCGACAACGCCAGGGCGCGCCTGGAGAACGCCTCGATCGACACGCCGATCTCGGACGACTCGTGGCGATGGCCCTGCAGGAAGAACTGCTCGATCGAGCCCGCGTGCCGAACCATCAGGTGCAGCGTCTGGACGAGCGCGATCAGGTCGTGCGACCGTGTCCAGCGATGACCCAGCCCGTCGAACAACCGGCCATCTCTCGAGCGGTCGAACTGGCGGATGAATGCCGCCGGGGACGGTCCCATGATGGCGAGCAACCGTTCGACCGATTGCAGCACGCTGGCGACGCGGCCGAAGGCCAGCGCCGCGGCGCAGAACCCCACGACTTCCCTGTCGTCCGGCCGGGAGTACCGTCGCACGATCTCGATCGGGTCGGCAACGGCCTCCGCCCGGTTGTACTCCAGATAGAGCTGGTCCAGCCTCGCCTTGAGGCCTGCTCGGTCGTGAATCGCGCGGGTGACTGTCACGCCGGACCGGCCGCCGCGCCGAACACGGTCGCGTTGGGCACGACCTGGTTCACGTAGACGGTCCGTCCGCCCACGATCGTGGCGGCGACCGCTCCTTTGAGCG
Above is a window of Vicinamibacterales bacterium DNA encoding:
- a CDS encoding glycosyltransferase family 4 protein; translation: MFSLQIDTARSWRGGQNQVLLTTRGLCARGHRVAVVAHPDGELRRRLGDEVPVVPLAPRNEVDLPAAWRLSRVIKDLQPDVVHAHDPHGVAVAATALSIASPPRKPVLIAARRVDFHLKTNSFSKWKYRQVDRFITASNAIRAMLLEDGIAPERVVTVHEGVDVDRIRAVEPLNLREEYWFPPHSLIVGNIAALVPHKGQKYLVEAAALVTAAMPEARFVILGDGELRSALEQQIKQAHLGQHVILGGFRMDVLALLKGLDLFVMSSVTEGLGTSLLDAMAAGRAIVGTTAGGIPEVVAHGETGLLVPPRDGRAMADAILTLLRDQPRRHQMAQAGFVRVREQFSVERMVDATIAIYERLADTSRATDTARRETAD
- a CDS encoding TIGR02757 family protein, encoding MTVTRAIHDRAGLKARLDQLYLEYNRAEAVADPIEIVRRYSRPDDREVVGFCAAALAFGRVASVLQSVERLLAIMGPSPAAFIRQFDRSRDGRLFDGLGHRWTRSHDLIALVQTLHLMVRHAGSIEQFFLQGHRHESSEIGVSIEAFSRRALALSPAPVGEGRGPGVAYFFPCPSSGSACKRLNLYLRWMVRSDSIDLGVWSGVSPAQLVVPLDVHVIRLGQCLGLTRYRSPGWRMAADLTQTLRAFDPVDPVRYDFALCHVGMRDQCGFNRPFRDERCPLRGWCRPGARRSQSSRRPSARR